GCCGATCGAGGTCCGACTGGGCCTCGCCGACATCGGCCTGCGGACGCTGAGCCGACGCGAAGGCAGCGACCTGGTCGTCGAACAGACGATCACCAACTACGGCGTGGTTCCGATCGACTACGAGGCGTTCATCCTCGTTCCGGGGCGGGCGCGTCAGGAGCGACTCGTCACCAACCTCGGTGCCGGGCGAGAAACGACGCGCATCTACCGGTTCCCGGGTGCGGGCGACCTGCCGTCGGGCTCGTCGATTTTGAGCGGGCTCCGCGAACTCGAAGGCACGCGCATCCTGAACGATCGCGTCGAGCTGTGACGCTGCGTCTCGTACGCACGATGAGATGAATCAGCGCCTGCTTCCGACTTGTCGGTTGAGCATCGACCGCATTGTGACGCCGAGGGTTAAGCGAAGCGATGCCCCGGACGCGTCGGTTGAGAGACCTTTCCCGGGCACCGCTCCGGGGCATCGCTTCGCTCAACCCTCGGCGTCGTCGTGCTACACAAGCGCACACGCAACTCAGCATCCGTACTAGCCCACGCTGTTCGCGACTGCCAGGGCTTCGTCGCGTGTCGTGATGCGGCCTTCGAGCTGGGCGTCGTAGGCCGCGGTCAGGGCGCGGGCGATGTGCGGACCGGGTTGCCAGCCGGCGGTGAGCAGGTCGTCACCGCTAATCAGTGGTGCGGGCAGGATGTCGGGCAAGCGATCGCGAACCTGGCCAAGCTCGTCGAGTGTTGTCACGGCAGCCTCGCCAAGGTTGCGGTCGCGGGCGAGCGTTCGCAGCAGCGGCAAAGCGGACTCGACGTGGGGCGAGCCGAGGAAACGTCGCGTCGTCGCCAGCCCCGCGACACTGCCGTGCGTCGCTGGCTCCAGCACGGGCCAGAGCGACAGGGCGGCGCGGACGGCGTCGGTTTCGGCGTTGCTGAGGCGAAGCGACCGACGGCCCGCGTCCGCCAGCGACTGCGCCGCCTCGGGCCGAACCGCCTCCGTCGTCGGCACGCCCGCCTGATGAGCCAGGTCGAGCAACGTCGCCGCGATTGCCGACGCGAATGGCACGTCGTCCGATACCTCGGCCATTGCACGCGTGAACGGGCGACTGCGGTTGGGCGCGTCATTCGGAATCGGCATGTCGCGGAAGATCGGGCCGATCAGACCCGACTGCCACAGCAGCTCCCACGCCTGGCCGCGGCTCGGGACGACGAGCATGCGCCGCAACTCGTCGCCGACACGTTCGGCCGCGATGCCGGTGATGCGGAAGGCATTGTCGCAGAGGCTGCGCCACGTCGCCGGGTGGATCGTCAGGTCGAACCGGGCCGCAAACCGCACGGCTCGGAGGAGCCGCAGGTAGTCCTCGCCGAATCGTCGCTCGGGGTCGCCGATGCAGCGGAGGACTTTCGCCTTGAGGTCGCGCCTGCCGCCGACGTGGTCGATGACGCCATCGTCGTCGGGGTCGTCGTCGCGGGCGAAGGGATCGCGAAAGAGGCCGTTGATGGTGAAGTCGCGTCGTTCGGCGTCTTCCTTGGCGTTGGTGAACCGCACGCCGTCCGGCCGTCGGCCGTCGGAGTAGGAGCCGTCGGCGCGGAACGTGGCGACCTCGATCTGGCTGCGATTTTGCCGGACGAGCATGACGCCGAACGCCGCCCCGACGGCCTGCGTCAGATGGCGGCCGAAGACTTCGCGGACGCGATCGGGCACGGCGTCGGTTGCGACGTCGAAGTCCTTGGGCTCCAGGCCCATCAGCTCGTCTCGAACGCAGCCGCCGGCGAGCAGCGCGACGTGGCCGGCGTCGCGGAGTCGACGGATGACGAGCAGGGCGTCCTCTCGCAGCGTGATCGCACTCATGACGTGCCCGGACTCGTCAGGGGTTGGCTCACGGCGGGCATGACGACATGATAACGCCCACCATGCCACGACCCGTCACCCTCTTCACCGGCCAGTGGGCCGATCTTCCGTTCGAGACCCTCTGCGAAAAGGCCAAAGGCTTCGGCTACGACGGCCTGGAGCTCGCCTGCTGGGGCGACCACTTCGAGGTCGACAAGGCCCTGTCCGACGACGGCTATGTCCAAAGTCGCTGGGACATCCTGCAGAAGCACGGCCTGTCCAGCTACGCCGTCAGCGCCCACCTCGTCGGGCAGGCGGTGTGTGACCTGATCGACGAGCGACACCAGGCGATCCTGCCGCCGGAGATCTACGGCGATGGCGAGGCGGAGGGCGTGCGTCAACGCGCGGCCGAGCGGATGAAGGAGACCGCCAAGGCCGCGAAGCTGTTCCTCGACAAGCGGCCGGACGACTCGCCGATCACGCCCGTGGTCAACGGGTTCACGGGCAGCTCCATCTGGCACAGCACGTACGCGTTTCCGCCGACGACGCAGGCGTATTGGCAGAAGGGATTCGACGACTTCGCGAACCGCTGGAAGCCGATACTGGACTTGTTCGACGAGCAGGGCGTGAACTTTGCGCTGGAGGTCCACCCGACGGAGATCGCCTTCGACATCGCGACTGCCGAGCGTGCGATCGAGGCTGTGGGCGGGCACAAGCGGTTCGGGTTCAACTACGACCCGTCACACCTCGGCTATCAGGGCGTCGACTACGTCAAGTTCGTCCGCACCTTCGGCGACCGGCTCTACCACGCCCACATGAAGGACGCCTGGTGGGGCCACGGCGACGGCACCGTCGGCGTCTTCGGCGGGCACACGGACTTCGCCGACCCGCGTCGCTATTGGGACTTCCGCAGCGTGGGGCGAGGCGATGTGAACTTCGAGGAGATCATCGTCGCGCTCAACGACGTCGGGTATCAGGGACCGCTTTCCGTCGAGTGGGAGGACAGTCGGATGGATCGCGAGCACGGCGCAACGGAGTCTGCTGCGTTCGTCAAACAGCTCGACTTCAAACGGAGTGACATCGCGTTCGATGCGCAGTTTGATCGGTGATCGATCACCAGACCGGACCCATCAGACCAGGTGTGACGCTTCGCTCTACACACTGCTTCTGAAGCACCGTGCAGAGCGCAGCGTCGCACGTGGTCTGGTGGTACAACGAAGTGGTGTCTCAGGAGCCCGATGACTTCGACCCGAGCTTCACACGCTGGCTCCACGTGACGCTGACCACGCGTAACTCGTGGCTCCACGGAGACCATCGTGGCTTTCGCGACAAGGGCCACAAGCTTCATTCGAGCGGGGACTATCGGAATCGACCTCCTCTCGGAGAGCACGCGTCGGTCCACGCGTTCTATCGGAGCCGGTCGGACGGGGTTTCGCCACGCTTCGACAAGGACACGCGGATCAAGGTCTGCGACGTAGTCGTCGATAAACTCGTCGAGCAGCGACAGCAACCGGTCGTCGTCGCAGTCGTGTCGAACCACCTGCACTTCCTCGCGAGGTTTCCGGATGATCGACGTGCGACCAACAGGCTGATCGGTCAGGTCAAACGACGTGTCACGCGTCGACTCGACGGAAGCGAAAGTCCGACGTTTTCGCAAGGTGCGGGAATCGAGGTCATCAACGACCGGTCACATCAGGAAGCGACGTTTCGCTATGTCCGGGACAAGCAGGGTTCGGATGCTGCGGTGTGGGTGCACGGGATGAGCCGACCCGGTGCGACGCTGCGCTCTGCACTCGGCTTCGATACAAGAAGAAGCACCGGACGCCCTGGGGCGTCCGGTGCTTCTGGATGAGTTGCGATCTGCGATCGATCAGCGTCGACGACGCAGTCCGACCAGACCTGCGATCGCGAGAACACCTGCGGTCGCGG
Above is a genomic segment from Planctomycetota bacterium containing:
- a CDS encoding CCA tRNA nucleotidyltransferase, whose translation is MSAITLREDALLVIRRLRDAGHVALLAGGCVRDELMGLEPKDFDVATDAVPDRVREVFGRHLTQAVGAAFGVMLVRQNRSQIEVATFRADGSYSDGRRPDGVRFTNAKEDAERRDFTINGLFRDPFARDDDPDDDGVIDHVGGRRDLKAKVLRCIGDPERRFGEDYLRLLRAVRFAARFDLTIHPATWRSLCDNAFRITGIAAERVGDELRRMLVVPSRGQAWELLWQSGLIGPIFRDMPIPNDAPNRSRPFTRAMAEVSDDVPFASAIAATLLDLAHQAGVPTTEAVRPEAAQSLADAGRRSLRLSNAETDAVRAALSLWPVLEPATHGSVAGLATTRRFLGSPHVESALPLLRTLARDRNLGEAAVTTLDELGQVRDRLPDILPAPLISGDDLLTAGWQPGPHIARALTAAYDAQLEGRITTRDEALAVANSVG
- a CDS encoding sugar phosphate isomerase/epimerase encodes the protein MPRPVTLFTGQWADLPFETLCEKAKGFGYDGLELACWGDHFEVDKALSDDGYVQSRWDILQKHGLSSYAVSAHLVGQAVCDLIDERHQAILPPEIYGDGEAEGVRQRAAERMKETAKAAKLFLDKRPDDSPITPVVNGFTGSSIWHSTYAFPPTTQAYWQKGFDDFANRWKPILDLFDEQGVNFALEVHPTEIAFDIATAERAIEAVGGHKRFGFNYDPSHLGYQGVDYVKFVRTFGDRLYHAHMKDAWWGHGDGTVGVFGGHTDFADPRRYWDFRSVGRGDVNFEEIIVALNDVGYQGPLSVEWEDSRMDREHGATESAAFVKQLDFKRSDIAFDAQFDR